From the Verrucomicrobiia bacterium genome, one window contains:
- a CDS encoding VWA domain-containing protein, producing MLTGNFEFKKPWLLALLALLPVYALLQGRAGKLSALAFSSAEIARAAGAAARAAAGRLLFFLRLLTVALCIIALAGPRFANYHTETQASGVDIMLVLDLSWSMMALDMAGPNERVSRFDIAARVLEDFIRKRPSDRLGLIVFSAVPYLASPLTLNHDWLIENLHRLHVGLIRDLGTAIGDATAAGAKRLKDIRDSKSRIIILLTDGDNNRGEIDPIPAAQLAAALGVKVYTVGIGIEAPCELPAFDPATGKLKLDANGNVSFGMVLQPANYDVLDKMSALSHARFYRATNARELQRIYDDIDRLEKSQVKLRRFTTYRPLFQWPLLAAIGMFGLEMLLANTRLRRVP from the coding sequence ATGTTGACTGGGAACTTCGAATTCAAAAAACCCTGGTTGCTGGCGCTTTTAGCGCTCCTGCCCGTTTACGCCTTGCTCCAGGGACGGGCCGGCAAGCTTTCTGCCCTGGCGTTTTCCAGCGCCGAGATTGCCCGCGCAGCGGGCGCTGCCGCTCGGGCGGCGGCGGGGCGTTTGCTCTTTTTCTTGCGGCTGCTGACGGTGGCCCTGTGCATTATCGCCCTGGCCGGACCCCGCTTCGCCAATTACCATACCGAGACTCAGGCCAGCGGGGTGGACATCATGCTGGTGCTGGACTTGTCCTGGTCGATGATGGCTCTCGACATGGCGGGGCCCAATGAACGGGTGTCGCGTTTTGATATCGCTGCGCGGGTGCTCGAAGACTTCATTCGAAAACGCCCCAGCGACCGCTTGGGTCTCATCGTCTTTTCCGCTGTGCCCTATCTGGCCAGCCCATTGACACTGAATCACGATTGGCTGATAGAGAATCTGCATCGGCTGCATGTCGGATTGATCCGTGATCTCGGGACGGCCATCGGCGACGCCACCGCCGCCGGCGCCAAGCGCCTGAAGGACATTCGCGACAGTAAGAGCCGCATCATCATTCTGCTGACTGACGGCGATAATAACCGCGGTGAAATCGATCCCATTCCTGCCGCTCAATTAGCCGCCGCTCTCGGGGTCAAGGTCTATACTGTGGGCATCGGCATCGAGGCCCCCTGCGAACTGCCCGCCTTTGACCCGGCTACCGGCAAGCTCAAGCTGGATGCAAATGGAAATGTCAGTTTCGGGATGGTCCTGCAGCCGGCCAACTACGATGTGCTCGACAAAATGTCCGCTCTTTCTCATGCCAGATTTTACCGCGCCACCAATGCCCGCGAGTTGCAGCGCATTTATGACGACATCGACCGGCTGGAAAAGAGCCAGGTAAAGCTGCGCCGGTTTACTACCTATCGGCCCTTGTTCCAGTGGCCATTGCTGGCGGCTATTGGGATGTTTGGGTTGGAAATGCTCTTGGCAAATACTCGCTTGCGGAGGGTTCCATGA
- a CDS encoding DUF4381 family protein: MSAPPVGPRRGAAGPAAVWCAARQTGVARSLLPPAFTLEKRAILLLFLAFLAWGPVVVAAATKDAAEDIAPLRPALPEIPPTFWEQYGLWMILAGVLLVVIICAGAWLLTRPKPPPLVPPEAVARQALEPLRGQPETGALLSRVSQILRHYAAAAFDLGTGELTTNEFCLAAASQPQLGPDLADALSQFLRQCDQRKFAPAPPQPPLGAVAQAEKLVALGESRRLVLGQSRLPVVERGTEEPAC, translated from the coding sequence ATGAGCGCGCCCCCAGTTGGCCCGCGCCGGGGCGCCGCCGGCCCGGCTGCTGTTTGGTGCGCCGCGCGCCAAACAGGGGTGGCTCGGAGCCTCCTCCCACCGGCGTTTACACTGGAAAAGCGAGCAATCTTGCTCTTGTTCCTCGCCTTTCTCGCATGGGGCCCCGTCGTAGTTGCCGCCGCCACCAAGGATGCCGCCGAGGACATTGCGCCCCTTCGGCCTGCTCTGCCAGAGATACCACCCACCTTTTGGGAGCAATACGGGTTATGGATGATCCTGGCTGGGGTTCTCCTCGTGGTGATTATTTGCGCCGGAGCCTGGTTGCTCACACGCCCCAAGCCCCCTCCCCTTGTGCCACCCGAGGCCGTGGCCCGCCAGGCTCTCGAGCCGTTGCGCGGCCAGCCTGAGACCGGCGCCCTGTTGAGCCGGGTTTCTCAAATCCTCCGCCATTACGCCGCCGCAGCCTTCGACTTGGGAACAGGTGAGTTGACTACAAACGAATTCTGCCTCGCCGCAGCCAGCCAGCCTCAACTCGGACCGGACCTCGCCGATGCGCTGAGCCAGTTCCTGCGCCAATGCGATCAGCGCAAATTCGCTCCTGCTCCGCCTCAGCCGCCGTTGGGCGCGGTGGCTCAGGCCGAGAAACTGGTTGCCCTTGGCGAAAGCCGTCGATTGGTCCTGGGGCAATCCCGGTTGCCGGTCGTTGAAAGAGGTACTGAGGAACCGGCATGTTGA
- a CDS encoding DUF58 domain-containing protein, giving the protein MTLAELIASVRRIEVRTNRVVNDMMVGAYLSHFKGRGMDFEELREYMPGDEVRDIDWNVTYRMGRPFVKRFREERELAMVLAVDISASSAFGSLRRSKREFAAEIAGTLAISASRSSDKVALLLFTNQVELFVPPRKGRRHILRLIREMLFFEPARRGTNIPAALAFLNHVLHRRSIVFLLTDFLHSFASATTQPQAGRDTLQELGLTNARHDLVCIHLHDPRENDLPSAGLLTIEDAETGELLEIDSSRALVRERFARQNAERLAELDRAFRRAGIDTLSFSTSEDFAQTLQRFFETRRGRRRG; this is encoded by the coding sequence ATGACACTTGCCGAATTGATTGCGTCCGTCCGCCGCATTGAGGTGCGCACCAACCGTGTGGTCAATGACATGATGGTCGGCGCTTATCTGAGCCATTTCAAAGGGCGCGGGATGGATTTCGAAGAGTTGCGCGAGTATATGCCCGGCGATGAGGTGCGGGATATCGACTGGAACGTCACCTATCGGATGGGGCGGCCATTCGTCAAACGCTTTCGCGAGGAGCGCGAGCTGGCGATGGTGCTCGCCGTCGATATCTCCGCTTCCTCCGCGTTCGGGTCGCTCCGCCGTTCCAAGCGCGAATTCGCCGCAGAGATAGCCGGCACTTTGGCCATCTCCGCAAGCCGCAGCAGCGATAAAGTCGCCCTATTGCTGTTCACCAATCAGGTCGAGCTTTTCGTGCCGCCTCGCAAAGGCCGGCGCCATATCCTGCGGCTGATACGCGAGATGCTCTTCTTTGAGCCCGCTAGGCGTGGGACAAATATCCCTGCAGCCCTTGCGTTCTTGAATCACGTCCTGCATCGGCGCTCGATTGTTTTCCTTCTGACCGACTTTCTCCACAGCTTTGCCTCGGCCACCACCCAGCCTCAAGCTGGCCGCGACACCCTGCAGGAACTGGGCTTGACCAATGCCCGGCACGATTTGGTTTGCATTCACCTGCACGACCCCCGTGAAAACGACTTGCCCTCCGCTGGCTTGCTCACCATCGAAGATGCCGAAACAGGCGAGTTGCTCGAAATCGATTCCAGCCGCGCGCTCGTGCGCGAAAGATTTGCCCGCCAGAACGCCGAACGCCTTGCGGAACTGGACCGCGCCTTTCGCCGGGCCGGCATTGATACGCTGAGCTTTTCGACATCTGAGGACTTCGCTCAAACATTACAGCGCTTTTTCGAAACCAGACGGGGCAGGAGGCGGGGATGA